ATGCAAACCCTCCTGCGGCGGCGAATGCACCTGCACCGAAAGCTGCTGAGGCGCCTAAAACCGCCGAAGCGCCCAAAGCTGCTGATGGCAAATTTGATAAATCCAAGGTGCCGCCAGTTACCGCAGCGTCGCGCCCAGGTTTATTCCTGCTGCCGCCAACCGGATCGGGCTATTATTCATTGCTGGATCTGGTAACCAATAACAAGCGGGAAAAACCCCCAGTAGCTCCATACGCCCCCTTTGCGCTTTTGACGACGCCTTCATTTGACATCGATTTTCGTTATCTGGATACGCCGGGGCACGAAAAAAATATTTTCGATCCGGTAAAAAGAATCCGTTTCGCGGACGATTGGTTATTATCGTTCGGTGGCAGTTTCTGGTATCGCTATGTGAAAGAAACGGATAGCCGTTTGAATGCCGCTGGTACCGATAATAGCTTCCACTTGTTCCGTACGAGATTTCATGCCGATTTGTGGTATCGCGATAATGTGCGGTTGTTCGCTGAATTCTTGGATTCACGCATTCAAGGGTCCGATTTGCCGCCACTCGTAACAGATCAGAATCACACTGACATGCTCAATTTGTTTGCCGATGTCAAGTTGGCTAGCGTAAATAACGGCCCCGTTTATATCCGTTTCGGCCGTCAAGAGTTAATGTACGGGTCGCAAAGATTGATTTCCACGCTGGATTGGGTCAACACGCGCAGAACATTCCAAGGTGTCAAAACTTTCTGGCGTACTGCAGAATGGGATTTGGATGCATTCTGGGTTCGTCCGATGATTACCGAGGTTAATAAGTTTGATAACTGGGATACCCAGCAAAACTTTTTCGGCTTGTGGGCTACGAACAAACCAAAACCCGGGCACATTATTGATCTCTATTTCCTAAGTTTAATTAATGATCGCTCAGTTTCCGCTGCAAATTTATTGGCTGGAAATATTCTGCAAGGTAACGCCGATACGCATACGCTCGGTGGCCGCCTGGCCGGGAATTTTGATAACTTGCTGTATGAATTTGAAGGTATGTATCAGTTCGGTCAGCGCTCTAACCAGGATGTTTCCGCTTTTGCCGTGGCAACCGGGGTGGGCTATCGTCTGCCGCTGCCGATGAATCCGCAAGGCTGGATACGCTATGACTTCGCATCGGGCGACAGTAATTCTAAAGACGGCAGAAGCAATACCTTCAATCAATTATTTCCGTTCGGTCACTACTACATGGGGTTCATCGATCGTGTAGGACGGCAAAATATTCACGATTTCAACGCTCAGTTCACGCTGCATCCGATGCCGTGGTTCACATTTATTTCTCAGTACCACCGGTTCTATTTGGCAAATACGCGCGACTACTTATACAACGCGGGTGGCGTAGCGACCATGCGCGACATCACCGGTCAATCCGGCAGTCACGTTGGCGATGAGATGGATTTCCGTGCCAACTTCCACTTAGATCGTCACCAAGACGTCTTGATTGGATACTCGAAATTATTCAGCGGCGAATTTCTGCAAAAACAAAGACCGGGAATCAATGCCGATCTTTTCTATGTTCAATATAATTTCCGCTTCTAAGTTTTCTTAGCATAAAGAACAAACAAAAACGGCAACCTTCGGGTTGCCGTTTTTGTTTTGAGATCCAGATTTATAAGGGAGCAGGTAACGAACGACGGCCAGGCGCAATATGCTTCAGAACTTTCTTAGCGCCCGGTAAATATCATAGTTTATTGACACCCAGAAACCGGTAACCAATTCGCCAACGGACCTTCATCCTGCAATAATCCATCGGCTTGCTTCATGAAATAAACATGATTATCCGTTGCGGCAACACCCACATAAATTTGGTTTTTCGAATAATAGCGATAGCTGTAAAGACCG
The nucleotide sequence above comes from Gammaproteobacteria bacterium. Encoded proteins:
- a CDS encoding alginate export family protein — protein: MNNSRSFIFSAFSPSERKPVQPGKGRRWLVKLCVGLLGTGMALQVHANPPAAANAPAPKAAEAPKTAEAPKAADGKFDKSKVPPVTAASRPGLFLLPPTGSGYYSLLDLVTNNKREKPPVAPYAPFALLTTPSFDIDFRYLDTPGHEKNIFDPVKRIRFADDWLLSFGGSFWYRYVKETDSRLNAAGTDNSFHLFRTRFHADLWYRDNVRLFAEFLDSRIQGSDLPPLVTDQNHTDMLNLFADVKLASVNNGPVYIRFGRQELMYGSQRLISTLDWVNTRRTFQGVKTFWRTAEWDLDAFWVRPMITEVNKFDNWDTQQNFFGLWATNKPKPGHIIDLYFLSLINDRSVSAANLLAGNILQGNADTHTLGGRLAGNFDNLLYEFEGMYQFGQRSNQDVSAFAVATGVGYRLPLPMNPQGWIRYDFASGDSNSKDGRSNTFNQLFPFGHYYMGFIDRVGRQNIHDFNAQFTLHPMPWFTFISQYHRFYLANTRDYLYNAGGVATMRDITGQSGSHVGDEMDFRANFHLDRHQDVLIGYSKLFSGEFLQKQRPGINADLFYVQYNFRF